In one Catenovulum adriaticum genomic region, the following are encoded:
- the fis gene encoding DNA-binding transcriptional regulator Fis produces MFEQNVSPELVTGTVTTAQEQTQKPLRASVKQAVTNYLSQLSGQDIDDFYDIVISEVEAPLLEEIMLYTRGNQTRAANMLGINRGTLRKKLKKYGMN; encoded by the coding sequence ATGTTTGAACAAAATGTTTCTCCTGAATTAGTTACTGGTACAGTTACCACTGCTCAAGAACAAACTCAAAAGCCATTACGTGCGTCTGTAAAACAAGCTGTCACTAACTACTTGTCTCAGTTAAGCGGACAAGATATTGATGATTTTTATGATATTGTTATTTCAGAAGTTGAAGCACCTTTATTAGAAGAAATTATGCTTTATACTCGCGGCAACCAAACTCGCGCTGCTAATATGTTAGGTATAAACCGTGGCACTTTACGTAAAAAGTTAAAAAAATACGGCATGAACTAA
- the dusB gene encoding tRNA dihydrouridine synthase DusB, producing MQIGNYTLNNPVILAPMAGITDRPFRQICRELGAGLAVGEMLSSNPSVWATEKSRLRMDHTGETGIRSVQIAGCDPELMAQAAQHNAENGADIIDINMGCPAKKVNKKLAGSALLQDPQLVEQILNKVVNSVSVPVTLKIRTGWSPDNRNGIQIAQIAEQAGVQALAVHGRTRACMFKGEAEFKTIRDIKQNVSIPVIANGDICTAQRALDVINFTGADAIMIGRGAQGNPWLFREINELMQTGKVTSKPSIVEIRDMVLLHVQAMHEFYGNEKGYRTARKHVAWYLKTLAVETDFRREFNAIDSASGQLDSLALFFDNLIN from the coding sequence ATGCAAATTGGTAATTACACTTTAAATAATCCAGTTATTCTTGCGCCAATGGCCGGAATTACTGACAGACCCTTTCGTCAAATTTGCCGAGAGCTCGGCGCTGGCTTGGCGGTAGGTGAAATGCTGTCGAGTAATCCTAGCGTATGGGCGACAGAAAAATCTCGGTTACGAATGGATCACACAGGTGAAACTGGTATTCGTTCGGTACAAATTGCAGGTTGCGATCCAGAATTAATGGCGCAGGCAGCCCAGCATAATGCAGAGAACGGTGCAGACATTATTGATATCAATATGGGCTGCCCAGCAAAAAAGGTAAATAAAAAACTAGCAGGTTCTGCATTGTTGCAAGATCCGCAGTTAGTTGAACAAATTTTAAATAAGGTGGTCAACTCAGTTTCTGTACCTGTGACTTTAAAAATTCGCACAGGTTGGTCACCCGATAACCGAAACGGCATTCAAATTGCTCAAATAGCTGAGCAAGCAGGCGTTCAAGCTTTAGCGGTTCATGGCAGAACGCGAGCCTGTATGTTTAAAGGTGAAGCTGAATTTAAAACAATTAGAGACATTAAACAAAATGTGTCTATACCTGTGATTGCCAATGGTGATATTTGCACAGCACAACGTGCATTAGATGTCATTAATTTTACGGGTGCCGATGCAATTATGATCGGCCGAGGTGCTCAAGGTAACCCTTGGTTATTTCGTGAAATTAACGAGCTAATGCAAACGGGTAAAGTAACAAGTAAACCCAGCATTGTTGAAATACGCGATATGGTTTTGTTGCATGTGCAAGCCATGCACGAATTTTATGGAAATGAAAAAGGCTACCGAACCGCGCGTAAACACGTGGCTTGGTACTTAAAAACTTTAGCGGTAGAAACTGATTTTCGCCGCGAATTTAATGCCATCGATAGTGCCTCTGGCCAGCTCGATAGCTTAGCATTATTTTTTGATAACCTAATAAATTAG
- a CDS encoding NAD-dependent succinate-semialdehyde dehydrogenase → MAISEKAHQSAIEIINPANNEFVRRYQTMSQAQLHQVIDSVNDAFNGWRTFSLKQRGQCFKKASALLTAQSTELANLMTQEMGKVHKEALGEIKKCAWVCEYYADKAESFLADEEIESDLSESWVSYQPLGVVLSVMPWNFPFWQVFRFAAPTLMAGNVALLKHARQVTGCALAIEAIFEQAGFPKNVFKSLLISSDEVESVIKHKAVRAVTLTGSTNAGSKVASTAGKYIKKTVLELGGSDPYIILSDADIQLAAEKSCQSRMINAGQSCIAAKRFIVLEDVYDEFLQAFKAQMQNKVMGDPNHPESDFGPQANLDLRDILHQQVTSSIKAGAKCVLGGEIPAKAGAWYPATILSEVQSGMPAYNEELFGPVASVIKAKNIEHAIEIANDSEFGLGGAIFTQDIALAKKLAKEALDTGTVAINDFVKSDPRLPFGGVKTSGYGRELASFGIKEFVNIKTIGVA, encoded by the coding sequence ATGGCTATTTCTGAAAAAGCACATCAATCTGCAATTGAAATTATAAACCCTGCCAATAATGAATTTGTGCGCCGTTATCAAACAATGTCGCAAGCACAGCTTCATCAAGTGATTGATTCAGTTAATGACGCATTTAATGGCTGGCGAACATTTAGTCTTAAACAGCGCGGCCAATGTTTTAAAAAAGCTTCAGCATTATTAACCGCTCAAAGTACTGAGCTTGCTAATTTAATGACCCAAGAAATGGGTAAGGTACATAAAGAAGCGCTAGGAGAAATTAAAAAGTGTGCTTGGGTATGTGAATATTACGCGGACAAAGCAGAGTCATTTTTGGCTGATGAAGAGATTGAATCTGATTTATCAGAAAGTTGGGTGAGTTATCAACCCTTAGGTGTAGTGCTTTCTGTTATGCCATGGAATTTTCCATTTTGGCAAGTATTTCGTTTTGCGGCACCTACCTTAATGGCAGGCAATGTGGCTTTACTTAAACATGCCCGCCAAGTAACGGGTTGTGCTTTAGCGATTGAGGCTATTTTTGAACAAGCAGGTTTTCCAAAAAATGTATTTAAAAGCTTATTAATTTCAAGCGATGAAGTTGAATCAGTTATTAAACATAAAGCGGTTAGAGCGGTTACTTTAACGGGCAGTACGAACGCAGGTAGCAAGGTTGCTTCAACCGCTGGCAAATATATAAAAAAAACAGTATTGGAATTAGGCGGAAGCGACCCTTATATCATATTAAGTGATGCAGATATTCAATTAGCTGCAGAAAAGTCTTGTCAAAGCCGAATGATAAACGCAGGGCAAAGCTGCATAGCTGCTAAGCGTTTTATTGTACTGGAAGATGTTTATGATGAATTTCTTCAAGCTTTTAAAGCGCAAATGCAAAATAAAGTAATGGGTGATCCTAATCATCCAGAATCAGATTTTGGACCACAGGCTAATTTGGATTTAAGAGATATACTACACCAGCAAGTGACATCGTCAATTAAAGCTGGCGCTAAATGTGTTTTAGGCGGCGAAATTCCGGCTAAAGCGGGCGCTTGGTATCCGGCAACTATACTTAGCGAGGTTCAGTCGGGCATGCCTGCTTATAATGAGGAATTATTTGGCCCGGTTGCCTCTGTTATTAAAGCAAAAAATATTGAACATGCGATTGAAATTGCCAATGATTCAGAGTTTGGTTTGGGCGGTGCTATTTTTACTCAAGATATAGCTTTAGCTAAAAAACTCGCTAAAGAGGCTTTAGATACAGGGACTGTTGCAATTAATGATTTTGTAAAATCAGATCCAAGATTACCATTTGGCGGCGTTAAAACGAGTGGGTATGGACGTGAACTGGCTAGTTTTGGGATTAAAGAGTTTGTGAATATTAAAACAATTGGCGTTGCTTAA